A window from Solanum stenotomum isolate F172 chromosome 7, ASM1918654v1, whole genome shotgun sequence encodes these proteins:
- the LOC125870929 gene encoding 26S proteasome regulatory subunit 4 homolog A-like — MGQGSPGGLNRQPPGDRKNDGDKKEKKFEPAAPPARVGRKQHKQKGPETAARLPTVTPLTKCKLRLLKLERIKDYLLMEEEFVANQERLKPQEEKTEKDRSKVDDLRGSPMSVGNLEVLIDENHAIVSSSVGPEYYVGILSFIDKDQLEPGCAILMHNKVLSVVGLLQDDVDPMVSVMKVEKAPLESYADIGGLDAQIQEIKEAVELPLTHPELYEDIGIKPPKGVILYGEPGTGKTLLAKAVANSTSATFLRVVGSELIQKYLGDGPKLVRELFRVADDLSPSIVFIDEIDAVGTKRYDAHSGGEREIQRTMLELLNQLDGFDSRGDVKVILATNKIESLDPALLRPGRIDRKIEFPLPDIKTRRRIFQIHTARMTLSDDVNLEEFVMTKDEFSGADIKAICTEAGLLALRERRMKVTHADFKKAKDKVMFKKKEGVPEGLYM; from the exons ATGGGTCAAGGATCGCCCGGTGGACTTAACCGGCAACCTCCCGGAGATCGAAAGAACGACGGAgacaagaaggagaaaaagtttGAGCCGGCTGCTCCACCGGCTCGAGTTGGCCGTAAGCAGCACAAACAGAAAGGACCTGAAACGGCAGCTCGGCTCCCAACTGTTACACCGCTGACCAAGTGCAAGCTTCGGCTACTAAAGCTTGAGCGGATCAAAGATTATCTATTGATGGAAGAAGAATTCGTGGCTAATCAGGAAAGACTGAAACCTCAGGAAGAGAAAACCGAAAAGGATAGATCTAAGGTTGATGATCTACGTGGTTCTCCCATGAGCGTGGGTAATCTAGAGGTGCTTATTGATGAGAACCATGCCATAGTTTCTTCTTCAGTTGGGCCAGAGTATTATGTTGGGATCTTGTCCTTTATAGATAAGGACCAATTGGAGCCTGGTTGTGCCATTTTGATGCATAATAAG GTTCTATCTGTTGTTGGGCTTCTACAAGACGACGTTGATCCAATGGTGTCTGTCATGAAGGTTGAGAAAGCTCCTTTGGAATCCTACGCTGATATAGGTGGATTGGATGCTCAGATTCAGGAGATTAAAGAAGCTGTTGAGCTTCCCTTGACTCACCCTGAGCTGTATGAAGACATTGGTATAAAACCTCCTAAAGGGGTCATTCTCTATGGGGAGCCCGGGACTGGCAAAACCTTGCTTGCAAAG GCAGTTGCAAACTCCACTTCGGCAACTTTCTTGCGTGTTGTTGGAAGTGAACTGATTCAGAAATATTTGGGAGATGGGCCTAAATTGGTGAGGGAGCTCTTCAGAGTTGCTGACGATCTCTCACCTTCtattgtcttcattgatgagATTGATGCAGTCGGTACCAAGAG GTACGATGCACATTCTGGTGGTGAACGTGAGATCCAGAGGACCATGTTAGAGTTGTTGAACCAGCTAGATGGTTTTGATTCCAGAGGAGATGTTAAAGTGATTCTTGCTACAAATAAAATCGAGAGTCTTGATCCTGCCCTACTGCGACCTGGTAGAATAGACAGGAAGATTGAGTTCCCTCTTCCTGATATTAAAACAAGGAGGCGCATATTCCAG ATACACACAGCAAGGATGACTTTGTCTGATGATGTCAACCTAGAAGAATTTGTTATGACCAAGGATGAATTTTCTGGAGCTGATATCAAGGCAATATGTACTGAAGCTGGATTGCTTGCTCTAAGAGAACGGCGTATGAAG GTGACTCATGCAGATTTCAAGAAGGCGAAAGATAAGGTGATGTTCAAGAAGAAAGAGGGAGTTCCAGAAGGACTTTACATGTAG
- the LOC125869623 gene encoding uncharacterized protein LOC125869623 → MEKEWRLREEKREQEMNVMKDAISEAVKSVQSSRKITGLEYEDLCMHPDLEIPEGYKIPKFETINGIGNPMAHLRAYCDKLVRIGKNDALIMRLFSRSLSGEALEWFTSQELRQWSTWGALAKDFLERFQFNVEAVPDRYYLEKIQQKTTEDYREYACRWRKEVAKVQPVMTESEITSAFIRAQEPEYYERMLPMMGQKFSELIRMGEAIEDGLRSGKVTSLNALQAANKSSPSMTTGFTRKKKEDVSAVSFSPRPRPQRYFGSGPAIGNSNRFPTPNIYPPSPQAPIPIYYAQQNYQAPPPIYQNQPLTYQNTNHQANAPVYQNPGQNNPNANNLPRPNLERKPPRVFTPLAETCTQLFERLKAAGLIQPVDARTINPITKFFRADQRCAYHSGGAGHDTEGCINLKHKIQDLIDNRVITL, encoded by the coding sequence ATGGAGAAGGAATGGAGGTTGAGAGAAGAAAAACGTGAACAAGAGATGAATGTTATGAAGGATGCCATCTCCGAGGCAGTAAAAAGTGTTCAATCTTCGAGGAAGATAACAGGACTTGAGTATGAGGACCTTTGCATGCACCCTGACTTGGAAATACCCGAAGGTtacaaaattccaaaatttgaaaCCATCAATGGTATTGGCAATCCCATGGCTCACCTACGAGCTTATTGTGACAAACTCGTGCGTATCGGGAAAAATGATGCATTAATTATGAGGTTGTTTAGTAGAAGCCTCAGTGGGGAGGCGTTAGAATGGTTCACATCTCAAGAACTCCGTCAGTGGTCTACATGGGGGGCTCTGGCCAAAGATTTTTTAGAAAGATTCCAGTTTAATGTCGAAGCTGTCCCTGACAgatattatttggaaaaaatacAGCAAAAGACCACGGAGGACTATCGTGAATATGCGTGCCGCTGGAGGAAAGAAGTTGCAAAGGTACAACCTGTGATGACTGAAAGCGAAATAACCTCTGCCTTTATTCGAGCTCAGGAGCCCGAGTATTATGAAAGGATGTTGCCCATGATGGGACAGAAGTTTTCGGAGCTGATCAGAATGGGAGAAGCCATAGAGGATGGCCTCAGGTCTGGAAAGGTTACAAGTCTCAATGCCTTGCAGGCCGCCAACAAATCCTCACCATCCATGACCACGGGATTCACtaggaaaaagaaagaggacGTGTCTGCTGTATCTTTTAGCCCGAGGCCAAGGCCGCAAAGGTATTTTGGGTCTGGTCCTGCCATTGGAAACTCTAACCGATTCCCCACCCCAAATATTTACCCGCCATCTCCACAAGCGCCAATCCCAATCTACTATGCACAACAGAACTACCAAGCACCACCGCCCATCTACCAAAATCAACCACTAACCTACCAAAATACAAATCACCAAGCCAATGCACCAGTCTACCAAAATCCCGgacaaaacaacccaaatgcCAACAATCTACCCCGCCCTAACCTCGAAAGAAAGCCTCCCAGAGTTTTCACTCCCTTGGCAGAAACATGTACCCAACTCTTTGAGCGTCTAAAAGCGGCGGGATTGATCCAACCAGTAGATGCAAGGACAATTAATCCCATAACAAAGTTCTTCCGAGCAGATCAACGTTGTGCGTACCATTCTGGAGGGGCAGGACATGATACAGAAGGATGTATCAATCTGAAACATAAGATTCAAGACTTGATCGATAACAGGGTCATCACTCTCTAA